A single region of the Alteriqipengyuania flavescens genome encodes:
- a CDS encoding CpaD family pilus assembly protein, with amino-acid sequence MSNFNKKTGFVAIAVSLGLALGACSGQPQNRSLYSTKQPVVERSNYSLDLASGAGGLTVAEQARLNSWFETLELGYGDSVYVDDPLSSGATREAVAQIAGRHGVLISQGAPVTPGYVDPGTTRVVVSRARAYVPGCPDWSSKDGFNWTNGTSPGYGCAVNSNLAAMVANPQHLIEGEKGTGETVVATSNRAIQSYRDAEPTGAGGLQGESFGEGGN; translated from the coding sequence ATGTCCAACTTCAACAAGAAAACCGGCTTCGTGGCCATCGCCGTCTCGCTCGGCCTCGCACTGGGCGCCTGCAGCGGCCAGCCGCAGAACCGCTCGCTCTATTCGACCAAGCAGCCGGTCGTGGAACGCTCGAACTACTCGCTCGACCTCGCCAGCGGCGCGGGCGGGCTGACAGTGGCCGAACAGGCCCGCCTCAATTCGTGGTTCGAAACGCTCGAACTCGGCTATGGCGACAGCGTCTATGTCGACGATCCGCTGTCGAGCGGCGCGACCCGCGAGGCCGTGGCCCAGATCGCCGGCCGCCACGGCGTGCTGATTTCGCAAGGCGCCCCGGTCACCCCGGGGTACGTCGATCCGGGCACGACCCGCGTCGTCGTCAGCCGCGCACGGGCCTATGTGCCGGGCTGTCCGGACTGGTCGTCGAAGGACGGCTTCAACTGGACCAACGGGACCAGCCCCGGATACGGCTGCGCCGTCAATTCGAACCTGGCCGCCATGGTCGCCAACCCGCAGCACCTGATCGAAGGTGAAAAGGGCACCGGCGAAACCGTGGTCGCCACATCCAATCGCGCCATCCAGAGCTATCGCGACGCCGAACCGACCGGCGCCGGCGGCCTGCAGGGCGAAAGCTTCGGCGAAGGGGGGAACTGA